Within the Halomonas sp. HL-93 genome, the region GCAGGCAGTTGGTCGTTGAGCCGGTGGGTGCTGACATCCTGGAAAATCTGCATCTCTTCGAGCCAGCGCTCAAATTCGGGTGCCGCCTTCAGCCCCAGCACCCGCCGCGCATAGAGCGCATCGTGGAAGGAGGTGGTCTGGTAATTGAGCATAATGTCGTCAGAACCAGGGATGCCCATAATGAAGTTGCAGCCCGCCACGCCAAGTAGCGTGAGCAGGTTATCCATATCATTCTGATCGGCCTCGGCGTGATTGGTGTAGCAAACGTCGCAGCCCATGGGTACGCCCAATAGCTTGCCGCAGAAATGGTCTTCAAGCCCCGCGCGGGTGATCTCTTTACCGTCGAACAAGTACTCGGGGCCGATAAACCCCACTACGGTATTCACCAGCAGCGGATTAAATTTGCGCGCTACCGCATAGGCGCGGGCCTCGCAGGTTTGCTGGTCGAGTCCGTGGTGCGCATCCGCAGAGAGCGAGCTGCCCTGGCCGGTTTCGAAGTACATCACGTTGCGGCCCACCGTGCCGCGATTGAGCGATTGCGCCGCGGCTTCAGCTTCGGCGAGGGTGCTCAAGTCAAAGCCAAAACTGCGGTTAGTGGCTTCAGTGCCGCCAATGGATTGAAAGACCAAATCCACCGGCGCGCCCTGCTCTATGGCTTCCAAGGTATTCGTCACATGCGTCAGCACGCAGGATTGGGTGGGGATTTGATACTTCTGGATCACCTCATCCATCAGGCGCATCAGTTTGACGCTTTGGGCAACGTTATCGGTGGCCGGATTAATGCCGATCACCGCATCACCGCTGCCGTACAACAGCCCATCAAGAATACTAGCGGCAATGCCGGTCACATCGTCGGTGGGGTGGTTGGGCTGTAGCCGGGTTGAAAGCCGGCCCGGCAGGCCGATGGTGTTGCGAAACGCCGTGGTCACCTGGCATTTTTTGGCGACCAGAATCAGGTCCTGATTGCGCATCAGCTTGCTGACGGCAGCGGCCATTTCGGGGGTTATACCCGCTTTTACTTGCGTCAGTACCTCGCTGGTGGCGTGATCAGACAACAGCCAGTTACGAAAATCGCCTACGGTAAGGTGGCTGATAGGGGCGAAAGCGTCGGCATCATGGTCATCAATGATCAGCCGGGTGATCTCATCCTCTTCGTAGGGAATCAAGGCGTCGTTCAAAAAAGTAGTCAGCGGAATATCCGCCAGCACCATCTGGGCGACTACCCGCTCTTCGGCGCTCTCAGCGATCACCCCCGCCAAACGGTCGCCAGCGCGCGAGGGCGTGGCTTTAGCCATCAGTTCAGCTA harbors:
- a CDS encoding ethanolamine ammonia-lyase subunit EutB, translated to MAQTYHSTLGSRRYRFAGLAELMAKATPSRAGDRLAGVIAESAEERVVAQMVLADIPLTTFLNDALIPYEEDEITRLIIDDHDADAFAPISHLTVGDFRNWLLSDHATSEVLTQVKAGITPEMAAAVSKLMRNQDLILVAKKCQVTTAFRNTIGLPGRLSTRLQPNHPTDDVTGIAASILDGLLYGSGDAVIGINPATDNVAQSVKLMRLMDEVIQKYQIPTQSCVLTHVTNTLEAIEQGAPVDLVFQSIGGTEATNRSFGFDLSTLAEAEAAAQSLNRGTVGRNVMYFETGQGSSLSADAHHGLDQQTCEARAYAVARKFNPLLVNTVVGFIGPEYLFDGKEITRAGLEDHFCGKLLGVPMGCDVCYTNHAEADQNDMDNLLTLLGVAGCNFIMGIPGSDDIMLNYQTTSFHDALYARRVLGLKAAPEFERWLEEMQIFQDVSTHRLNDQLPAAFANSLRHLPKEPRHGT